Genomic window (Nitrospira sp.):
CGACCGACGCCGATCGAATCGCGCGACTGATGCCCGGCGGGCTGGCGGGCATGGGTGTCATGCCGATGGGCGGCGGGATGCCGGATATGAATGCGATGATGGCTCAGGCCATGGCCATGAGCGGCGGACGAGGCGGTTTCGGCGGCATGCAGATGCCGCAAGCTCCGAAAGAAGAGGGCGTGATCTATCTCTGTGTGGCCGATGTACAGATTACCGATCGGAAGTTGGGCAAGCCCTTAGGGCGACCCGCCGACATGACGGGCGCAGCCACCGACCGGAAGGGTGACGGCTCCCTACCCAAAGTACAACAGATGCGGACGGTGGGCCACGTCCGGCAAAAAGATCTGGACATTCCTGAAGCCACGCCGATCATTCAAGAAAAGATTTCGACCGGGATCGCCGGGCTCTTTTAGCCTACTCGCGGTATCAAGTGAACGGCCCCGGCCTTGATCGCGGCGACGACGGACGATCCGGGTGTCAGCTGCAAGTCTTCCAGCGCCCCGCGCGTCACCATCGCGGTGAGGGGGAAGCCGCAATCAATTTTCACCTGGACCATCACGCCGCACAGCGCAACCTCACCGACGACGCCGACAAGGTGATTGCGCGCACTCGTCATACCGCTTCCCGCCTGTTCCAAGACCACGTCTTCCGCACGAATACAGACATAGACGCCTGCCCCGCATAGGCCTTGCCCCAGCCCTCTCAACGTGATTCCATTCACTGCGACGGTCGCCAACCCGTTGTCATTCGCCACCACCTGACCCTGCACGACGGTTTCAACCCCGACGACTTTGGCTACTTCCGCATCGGCCGGACGACTGAACACTTCCTGCGGTGTCCCCAGTTGCAGCACGGTTCCCTCGCTTATCACCGCCATCAGATCCCCCAGCGTCAGCGCTTCCTCCCAATCGTGCGTCACGATGATCGACGGCAAGGCCAATTGTTTCAGGAGGCTTCGCAATTCACCGCGAAGCTGAAGTCTGGTCGGCGCGTCCAGCGCCGACAGCGGCTCGTCAAGCAACAGCAACTGGGGTCTCGGCGCGACCGCTCGCGCGAGGGCGACCCGCTGCTGTTGCCCGCCGGAGAGCTCACGCGGCATCGCCGACTCCAGCCCGTGCAGTTGAAGCAACTCCAGCACCTCGCTCACCC
Coding sequences:
- the traT gene encoding complement resistance protein TraT, whose protein sequence is TDADRIARLMPGGLAGMGVMPMGGGMPDMNAMMAQAMAMSGGRGGFGGMQMPQAPKEEGVIYLCVADVQITDRKLGKPLGRPADMTGAATDRKGDGSLPKVQQMRTVGHVRQKDLDIPEATPIIQEKISTGIAGLF
- a CDS encoding ABC transporter ATP-binding protein, with the protein product MAAEIAIDISKTFTGRATIRARIRYPVEASTVLILFGPSGSGKTTVLRSVAGLECPEQGTIRFISRTWLDTAARVNVPPQARQIGYMAQEYALFPTYTVAGNIAYGLSHLSVSDRKRRVSEVLELLQLHGLESAMPRELSGGQQQRVALARAVAPRPQLLLLDEPLSALDAPTRLQLRGELRSLLKQLALPSIIVTHDWEEALTLGDLMAVISEGTVLQLGTPQEVFSRPADAEVAKVVGVETVVQGQVVANDNGLATVAVNGITLRGLGQGLCGAGVYVCIRAEDVVLEQAGSGMTSARNHLVGVVGEVALCGVMVQVKIDCGFPLTAMVTRGALEDLQLTPGSSVVAAIKAGAVHLIPRVG